ACACCTGACCGGCAGACTGATGGCGACAGGAAGTAGGCGGGGTCAGCGGATCAAACTCCCGCTGTGACAACAGTTGGAGAAAAAACAGGAGTAAAATAATAGTAACGACGATAACATGAGACAAACGAGagatttcttcttttcctcttagTGTTCTGGACTTGGGAACATGCGAGTGCGGTCACGTGTGAACAGAGGGGGGCGCTGCAGCGGAGACATGACATTTTTACGGACTCGTCACACGGGGATGCGCAGGAAGACGCTGACGTCTGAGACATGGCCGTGGCGATTCTGTTCTGGAGACACGTGTTGATTCAGAGTGGTCTGTTAACTGCAGCGCCACCTAGaggttattttcattattgatggAAAATGTCAGACGAGAGAAGACGCGTTTGAGTGATTTACACGTGATCGAAACTGCACCCCTCTGCCCTGGCGGCCACTTTGAGACGCGTGGGCTTTCTCGTTAAATGACAATATGGCCGCCAGCAGGGACGTAAGAAAAAGCGGATTTAGGCAACTTGACAAAAGACTtctacgatatctacgtcacacgttcacgtctttatctcactgtgagacagacttttccaacaggaaactgaagtttgtaaaccactcactctcccacaccaaaccacatagagaaaatcagtgattttagctcgtggggacacaggagctgctggtcctctgctgcctcgtgtggtcactttgtgtcactgaggacactccaaacgaaggatttcaaacccagaattttacaaaataagacatttgaacttagtgatggaggcagcagagagatAAAGACAACACATTATCAGCTAAGTTTTTTGTTAAGTGACCAAAGTCTGTCCTTTCTTAGGTCCCGCATGGCGGCCATTTTGTCACTGTGAACGTCCGTGTCTCCAAATGGCCGCTAGCACAGacacatttgttcattttagagGGCGTTTATTTTCCTGTAGATGTATTTGCCTATACTTTCATAATTTGCCCTTTTTTTGAGAAGATATACAACATAAGGTAGCAGAGGATCATGGGATATGCTAATTTGCTCAGATATATACGATCCATCTTTATAAAGACGACGGCATGAAAATGTATCTATTCACACCTTTTTCTGtgttatgctaagctaagctaatgtcGCGCTTGCCTCCAGACAGAATTGGAGCAGTGGGTCGTGAGCGACGCACGGCGCTTACTCACGATAACTCTGAATCAGCAGGATTCAGTTTACTGAGTGGACGTTACTGAAGAGGTatttaaaccaggggtctcaaagtcaCATGACCCAGGGGCCAACGCGGCCTCCTGTGGTCAGGAGTGGGCGCATGCTCTCTGTGGTCAGGAGGGGGTGCATGCTCTCTGtggtcaggagggggcgggTCAAGTGAAAACAAGGAGTGAGCgatattatatcacaatattccatcatgatgttgcatATTATAACAATAACTCTCAGATTTTcctaataaaagtgtttattttgttgtggaGTGACAAAGAACAACATTCTAGGGCCTCATGAGATTGATCGGGTGGGCGCGTGTGGCCCACGGACCACATGTTTGAGACTGAATATTTATGCTGCGTTCCTTTACATTGGAAGTTGTCCCCTCCGAGTTCACTgcattccagttgagaagttgggggggaaaaatgtgGATACAAACGTATCTCGGGAAAATTCAGTACAGTGAAATATCGCAATCTTTTGTGTGGTGATGTTATATCGCATTTGAGACCCCAAGTATCTTAAAAACGTTTCAGTCCAGTAGATTGTGGAGTATATCAAAATATATGATTTAGCAAATGCCCAGTATATCGCAATAATGTGATAATATCGCATTGTGGCGTCTCTGCGGTGATTCCCACCCCAAAAAGCAACGCgtaaatacagttaaaaaatGATCTGTATTTTACTGCGAAATGAAGGTGTTTGTTCTCGTGTAAGCATTCCATTTGTACTCCGAACTCGGAATTACCAAGTTCAGGTGATACAGGAATTTAAGAGgattctaagatggctgccGCTCGTACAAGCACTCCTACTTTTAACTCTTAAAGCACTTTTCTCGCATTTGTTTCATGGTAAATCAGTCgtaccattttatttttaacgttGCTACGATGTTTTTGTGTGCGAAATATACCATGTGGAACGTCGCTAATGGTGGCTAACCCGAGATAGGTTTTTTTGCGCTGTGAATGGAACGCAGCGTGACCttggaaattccgagttccTTCAACAGCCGGAACGCAGCTCAGTgaaagtgagtttgttttggGTCAGTGTCGTGTGACGTGGTGAcactttagtttgtttttgttatctgTATCCGTTTTTATCTGTGGTAATTATAGATAAATATACGTTGAAATGTATACGTTGTTTTTTCTGCTGCCacgctgtgtgtttttgttgcttttttctcatttctttttcctgcagaagaaaagaaaatcacggCTTTGTGTCCCGACTCACGGCGGAGACAGAAACCACCACAATAAAAGCACGGAGATGATTTTCACCActctgaatctgtgtgtgtgtgtgtgtgtgaggagggcGTGGTCGTTTGTCCAGGTTTAATTACAAGGCAGCAAATGTAAGTATTTCCTCACGTCCTGTGTTCACTcgctgctgtaaaaacaacaggGCCGTATCtacatcacaaaacaaatacgtttaaacaaataaaatacaccaaaaaaatgactttatctcatggaaatatataaataggcaaatcaaaaaaaataaatttaaaggtTTGAAATTTAGGGAAatctttattttgtaatttttttatttttatattttgaacttttttttttccgcaACAAGAAGCTAACAAGTCAATGTAAGGgaattaataaaatgtattttatattttgttttcagtcacattttccattttacatACATCATTTTTTGTAGCAAGAAaacttttcatcatttttatctAAATGTTTTGATTCTTTGGCAATTTAAGTACTTTTCTGTTGCGTTACTAAGACTGTGGTATTTATAACAAAGTattaaaagtgttaaatataaagtatttaCATACATTAGTCATATTTAGTAACATTCCAACATAGAATCTCAAAAAGAAAGTTTATATaacgtcattaaaaaaaactaaaacgtTAATTTCAGTTTTTGGACGAAGATTTGACCAAAACACACATGAGACAAAATGGCCGCCGTGTGTCACtgatgaaatgaatgaagtattttattttattttattttattttgaaaaacaaattattatgtAACGTGGGGAAAGTAGATGACGACACATTTTTTCACCTCATcctctcacatacacaaacaggctctgtgtgtgttatataagcagcgtgttgtgttgtgttgtgcagtggtttcacacacacacacaagtttctgtctgtgaaaaatgttttttttttacctgttccatcaggtcaaaggtcaaaggagcagttcaaacaaaacaaacgctgTGAAAACAGGAAGAATGTGAATTTCTCTCGCTTCCGTTTTGCAGGTAAATTTtctttatattaaattattcacatttgttttgtccacaaacccaaaatattcacatttaagaagcggaaaatCAAAGAAACATCTTCTTATAGTACCTCCAAACATGTCTTTGTAAGTTTTaactcatgtttttgtttattatttgatCATGAGCTGATTAATGATGCACTAAAAACTTGTAAAAACGCGTCTTTTGTTCATTTAAGTGAGTTTAAGTAAGTGCGCGTGGCTTGGTTCTGTTGTATAAAAGTTTCCACTCAGGTGGAAGATTTTAGCCAATCATTGATCAGCACCTGCTCATTCTTTACATTCTTTACATCCCATAGTTTACGACACAAAAGACGTCGTTGACACTCGTTTACTGTTTAATCATTGACACCATacgacatatatatatgcataaatgtatatatttgatGTTATTCAGGTTAAGTAAGGTATTAATTCTTACTTTATTCAAGGATGTATGTGTAGGaacataaataaagtgtaagaaaatgtttaataaatgcttaattatcATTTATTGACATTCTGTATTTAATTCTGTACTCCCatacatttatgacattttatcctTTACAAAAAGGCTCACAGAGACTTAATAAAGGTAAATGATGTTTAATTATAGTTAGGTCATGATGATTAAACAATAGTTAAGATAACGTATGCTTAATCATAATTAAGTAATGATGATTAATGGTTAATAAATATTCTAAAAAATTCTTTTCAGAGTCTACGTAATCATAATTAAGCGCAATTTAAAAATACGCTACCCTTTATTAACCCTTAAAAATTTGAATTCTGACATTCAACATTTGCCCTAATTTGTCCTCTCCTGTAATTATGCTgtaaaacatatataataaaGTGTTAGTAAAAGCTTAAAATGGCATTTTTAATGTGGGCTTTATTGTAAAGAGTTACcatacaattatatatatatatatttatataatgtgGACATTTGACAAAGTCAGAAAGTAGAACAGGATTTGAATCATAGCAGCAACtttacatcaacacacacacacccacacacacacacggatgtttgaaaaaaacacacgtgtAGTTATATActaaatacatatatgtgtatatataaactgtatataggCACCATGAGATACTTCAAAAATAACTGTAGATGAACGACAGCAAGAACCGGAgtctgtaaacaacaacaacatcattattACAAATAATGATCTACTTCAAAAGTTACTGTAGGAGAAACTACAGGGGGCGGAGTCTggatttaacacacacacacacacacattcatgctaGTGCCACTACAACAGTTAAATAACACACAGCTGGAcaggaatgaaaacacacacatgagtaAACCAGTGTGTATTTCTAgaggctgtgtttttttaatgctggtGTTTTTCTACAACAACCATGTGGGGGCACTCCTTCTTCTTCGAGAGAGAGacgtgtaaaagtgtaaaagtaaaagtcccgcccacaaaaaaaccaaaaacttcACAGTCTGCGGTTTAACGTGGGAGGTTTTTGTCCGGCGAGTAAAAATaaacctccagctctgcttgaGTCTTCTTTTCAATCcctgctcctttttttccactttaagtTCACGACAACAACAGTCGTTTGGTTCCTGttcttacaaaataaagttccagaaaaaagtgctttttaacTTTGTTCTTGCCCGAAAAGcccagaaaataacatttaaacaaagaaaaccgCTGagtaaaatgaacagaaaagacTTCACAGTCTAcgttaaaaaaatctaaaaaaaaacatacaatataaaTGGAGTTGGGTGAGAGATTGCACTTATGCATAATAAGCATGTGTCTTAAATGAACTGTAATTCAAAAATATTTCATACATCAGAATTTCTTCAGGGCCGTGCTAAACAGATCGGAGGTCAGGGCTAAATGAACCCACGCCCCCCTTTAGTTTTTGTAGGTATGTCAATTCTCACATTAAGTCGCGTCAGTAAACGTTaacataatgataaaaaaactgaaatccGCCATTTTGCTGATGACACCACGTtatttttcaacaaaaataaaaagtaaaagctgTTTGAAATCGTCTGTGCAGCATCAAACGTGTGTTAAAATAGTTCCTCACAAATGCTTTGTTTCCCTCTcgtttatttacacatttattttcccgGCTATGATTTGATTAAGTTAATGTTTACGTTTGTAAGGTGCTTTTAAAGAATTGGTGAGGTCTGATAGTCTCCGTCATGGGAGACCTTTAATGGTTGGATTGTGCATGGttggagcatttttattttttatttttgccttatCGTGGACGCTGTCGGATTTTGTTGCCACACCCCTTGAAGACGAAGTTTCATCTGCAACTTTTGGACCCAGACTTCACTGATTCACTGATTGCCTCAGTTTCCTTGTgcttctgttctgttcttgACTTCATAATTAGCCTCATTAGCGTCAAAGAAACGTGAGACTGGAGAATAAATGACTAAacaatatttgatatttgtctCTGGAAAAGTTGTGAGGCAGAATTTTGCAGTTTTCAGTTCACGTGTCACTGAACCAGCGGGGACTCTGCAGTTGCTGCACAGCTGAACTcgtttctcagtgtttttttttgtgttagcAATGGAACAGGCTGTGCAGGTTCAGCGTAGGATCCAGTTTTATTCCTCTGTCGAAGTATTTTCAAACCACACCTCCAGCACATGGAGAAGCTTGTAGCGAATCACCTCCACCAGCAGGTTCACACCAGGAAACAGAAACTCTCTCCAGTTTATCCTGACTCTTTCAGCAGACCCAATTTCTTCAGCGCCTCCTTGCGCGATTCATCCGAAGTCCCGCTTCCGCCGAACTGCACGGTGATACCCTGGGGACGAAACATGGAGCCAGATCTGCGCTTGTGGTCGGGGGGCAGGACTTCGCGCTGTGACGGCTTCTGAGTAACGCCGTGGTACGAGTGTCTTGGGGGTCTCGGGGCCGGGGTCGGGGCTGGAGGTTTGACGCTCCTTGTCTGGCTTTCTGAAGAGCGGCTTAACCCGGCAGAGGGGTTGAAGGTTCGACTCTTTCCCCCATAACTGTTGAGCTCAATGGGAGGTGGCTCTGGTTTGGCAGGAAGAGTTTGACTCTTGTTAATGTGCGAGCTGAGGATGTCGGGAAGGTCGTTCCTGGTCATGACTACGGGACCGGTATGCATGACTTTGGTCTTTCCCCCAAAACTGTTGAACTCGCTGGGGTTAGCCAGTGCAGGGGGGAGGTATCTTGGTTCAGGGCTCATTGGAGAGGGTACAGGTTCACTCTTGGAGGAAACAGAAGGGTGCACTATGATGGATTTCCCTCCATAGCTGTTAAATTCCAGCGAGGTGACCTCAGGTGGAGGGAGGACAGGTGCCTTGTTCTCCAAAGGAGGTGGAGAGAAACTTCTTTGTGTGACTGCAGGAGGGGAGGGGCTTGGCTGGGGATGTCTTTCTTCCCAATTCCGGCGGTAATTTGTTGGACTCGGTTGGATCTCCGTTTTTCTGTCATAATGCCTCTGGATCTGTGGTGATGGAACTTTGGCTTCTGGTAGTTtggttgtgttttctgttgttgggGAAACACTGACCTCTGGAGGCTTGGCACTGGTCTCTGGGCCTGCGGGAGGATCTGGAAAGGTAGTAATAGAAGGGAGTGTTGTACCCCCAGACATGGCTCGGTTCCTGTTAAGACCCAGCTTAGACAGGGCCTCCATCCTGGATTTGTTTGGAGTCGGGTCCCTGAAGGAAACGCTGCGAGTGGGAACATTTCTGGCCCGCTCTGCGGTCTGTTGAGGATCTTCCTGCAGCAGAGGATGTGAAGTTCCCGTGAGGTTTGCCAGCATCTGTGCCCGTCTCTCCTCGATGCTCACATTAGCCAAAGACTGGCTCTGGTGCTCTTTGTTGCCCAGGATGATGCTGATGTTAGGAGGGAACCGTGTCGGCTTAGCAGAGGTAGGAGGTCCATGTTTCATGGTGTGGTCTGTGCTGTAGTGTAGTGGCTTTTCTGACTCCATGCTGTTACGGTGGAGTGAGGAGGGAAGAGTGTTGGACTGGGTCTCTGCTATCTTCTGGGCTATCAGGACTGGGGTGGGGATGCACCCTGGTGGATGGTAGGAGTGGTGGCTGTCTGATGGCCCATAGCTACCACTTGGGAGTGGCGGGTTGTACTCAGATGGTAAGCTGTCACGCCTCGGCCTCGCATCAATGTGACTTTCAGGGACCACTGCCATACTCTGGAAATCTGtcgagaaaaatgaaaaattattGGTGAGTTGTTGGAGGATACTTTGAGTCATGAACTTCCTGCATAGAATTACAAACTGCACACTACCTGGACAGGAGGGATTGAAGATTGGCTCTTTGGTCTGCACTAAGTCTGGTCCTGGGCGTACCAGGTCTATGATATCCTGATCTTTAGGACTGAGAGGTCTGGCCAGGACAGAAGACGTAGGTATCTCGTGATGTGGACTGGAGGTGAGGGGGACATCACTGTTGTCCACAGGTCTGCGGTTGGGGGTGTAGTTGGTGGCGGACATCACGTGCCTGGTACTGCGGTCGTCCTCGTGTATGGTCTCGTCCAGTGAGTCGATGGTGTCCTCAAAGAACTGGATgcactcctgctcctcctgacTCAGGAACTGCAGTGCTTCATCTTTCTGTGGAGGACGAAGGACAAAAGAAACACGGTGAGAATCCGAGTATTTTATAGTCCCCGATACAGGAATTCAATCTGATGTAAATAACTTGGTGAGAGGATTTTTGGTTGAATTTATCCTCAAAGAACATTTGTGAGGATAGAGGTAGCGTTATGTTGAGAACCTTCAGAACATAGATACCAAACAGGATTTTTTGGGGTTTCCAAAcaaattttcagattttttgttAATTTACTTCACATGTCTCTGAAATTATTTGTTGATTTGAAAATTGTGACTGTAAATTTGTCAAGATTGaaattgtgatttgggtcaaaATAGTTTGCTGTCCTTACGACGTGggtccacatactgtatataaagttCGGGAAACTGCTTTAGAGGAACCCGCTCCCCATGTCAGGATCCAGTTCCTTCTTGAATTCCTTGAATCTTCAAGGAtccgttatttatttatttatttattgctataaataaaatgtagtcaAACGCCCTGCGATGTACTAAAatagtggttcccaaacactgtgCTGGGACCCACATGTGGGTCATGGTGGATATTTTTTGGCAGAATTTTCATTGAACCTTTTTATTTAAGattgatgtgaatatttttttaattattttgcatGAAATGAAGTTCTAACCCATTTGAAATAATATCAGGTTGAACAGATGTGGCTGTAACTTATGCACAAGTTTGTTCTGTCGTTTGGTTCATGACAGTTTAAGGATTTGAGGAAAGTTTGTGTGCAGAGTGAACACTGGTCTGTTTGTTTCTGGATCGTCAGCCTCTAAAAAAGTGCTTTCCCACACTATATTTAGCTCTaatgcccctctctctctcccccaccctctcacctgtcctgcctctctcacacacacacacacacagacagagctgccactgaaagacaacacaaagCTCCGTCCTCTCACAAACTCACTCTCAGGCCTGATAAAGATCAAGTCCAATTGTTTAAAGTAAACCCCTGCTGCAGTTTAACGGAGCTGAAATTGAGCAGCACAAGATTAAAGATCTAAGAAGCAGAACTGACTTGTGCTGTTAACGCAGATTTAAGATTATTTCTGTCAAAATCTGGAGAAAAAGTTGGAGTGAAAAggtttaaatgttgatttttagGGTCAGCAACTCAGTCCGGAGATTATTTCAATAATCTGACACAAAACACCTGCAGCAACACCCGACTGAAACCGGCTGCACAGAAACACCTGCTGCGCCGGTTTCTCACTGAGCTCAGGATTTTAAAAACTGCAGCTCGACCGGTTCTTCTGTCCTCCGCTGATCGGGGACCGTCGTCCTCGAGGCGGCGGGAGGATTAAGTCGTCTGTCAGGGGTGTGTTTtctctcaggtgtgttttctgtgttgatGCGACGCTCGGCTGCTTTGTGTGTAAACGGAGACGCGGTGAAGGTGAAGGATGAACAATCAGCCGTTCATCTGATGTTCACATGGGAACTGTCCTTTTGTTTAGACAATAATGGACTGACGACAACGAGCGCGCAGTCATTTCTACTCCTTTAAAACAAGAGAATTCAACCTCATGAGTCAATAATTAGGAGTCAACAAATGTTAATAAgaatttaataaatgtttttaatctgattaaaatgtgattaatcacaattaGCGATTGTACGTTGGTAATAAATCGCGATTAAGGGAAAAAATAATCGTATCATTTACTAACCACACTTATTTGTTGTTTCTTGCTTAGAAATTAACGAGCTAGTGCGCTCCACCTGTCGTAATTACCCAGTTACGTTTTTATTAACCTGATTtcacaattcaaaatggctgctctgagaacaaagtcttttattttttttctaccgCGTCCAATTTAATATTTGAGTGTGCGTCTCACTGCGTCTAGATTAGCTTTCTATTTAGCAGATCTAGCTAATGCTAATTAACCGCCAAATATCCGACTTACTGTCACTAGAAGACACTTAAATCTGGATTAGCAGGTTTGTAAATATGATTAGTTTTAATGCGGGTTTGTCTTTCCTGTTACAGTCAGAAACATTGTGTGAAAGTGTTAGCTAGCTAGTTCCATTAACGTAGACCGTGTTTATCATTCGCGGCACTAAAACGTTCTGCGTGGACGacaactggaacgcaccatGAAACATGGAACAGCTAACCCCTTCATCTGAACCGTTGCCTTAACTGTTCAACTTAATTTCATGCGACCGCTTCGTAGAACAACGATATTCAAAAATAACTTTATTGTTTCAACCCTCGTCTGTATTTGTTTTGGGCTTGTTCCGTTCTTAAAACTACTAATGAAAGGGATAGCACTCACGGTTACGCTCTGAATGTTTGTGACGTCATGAATCTCTTATGATTTCATCATTAGTGATAATTAGCTCCACCCTCTTGTGTAATTACTCCACCTTCTTTAGAAGGGCTTTAGTCTTTGAGTTCAAAGAGAGTTTGTAATAATTACGACCTGCACATTTATGAAaaacctgtcaatcaaacttaCTGACATGGTTTTGATTGATATTTAAAAGAGGGCGGAACAAgtcatattttaatttcaatctcagaattatgactgtTTTCTCGGAACTCTGAATTTACTCTCGTAAAGAATCCttacttttttcctcagaaattgatttaaatctcagaattctgactttttccttaAAGTTCTCGCATTAAAGCCAGAATTATTACCTTTTTTGCCCTCcaaatgtttagtttaatcttagaattttgactttaaaattCTGAAAATTCAGCTTTCTAATGTTAAACACGTGCGTGGCTATAGGTCACTGTCTTTACATCATTATGATTAgtacaatgataataataacaatgatgacgatgtgtttttttcagacacGTACGCTGAGTCGTGAATTCCTCGCCGCTCCACCGTTGACCTGGAGCTGAGGGTTTGCCTGCAGACGGGCGTCCATGTTgcgagggtcagaggtcactagGCATCCGGAAATCTCCGTGAGGTTCCGACGTTGCTTGAGAAAGTGGATTTACATCTGTTCCCACGGCGACGAGTCACATGATCTGcaggtggtgggggggggtctcgttaatgtcag
The nucleotide sequence above comes from Solea senegalensis isolate Sse05_10M linkage group LG3, IFAPA_SoseM_1, whole genome shotgun sequence. Encoded proteins:
- the LOC122766640 gene encoding proline and serine-rich protein 2, translating into MDARLQANPQLQVNGGAARNSRLSKDEALQFLSQEEQECIQFFEDTIDSLDETIHEDDRSTRHVMSATNYTPNRRPVDNSDVPLTSSPHHEIPTSSVLARPLSPKDQDIIDLVRPGPDLVQTKEPIFNPSCPDFQSMAVVPESHIDARPRRDSLPSEYNPPLPSGSYGPSDSHHSYHPPGCIPTPVLIAQKIAETQSNTLPSSLHRNSMESEKPLHYSTDHTMKHGPPTSAKPTRFPPNISIILGNKEHQSQSLANVSIEERRAQMLANLTGTSHPLLQEDPQQTAERARNVPTRSVSFRDPTPNKSRMEALSKLGLNRNRAMSGGTTLPSITTFPDPPAGPETSAKPPEVSVSPTTENTTKLPEAKVPSPQIQRHYDRKTEIQPSPTNYRRNWEERHPQPSPSPPAVTQRSFSPPPLENKAPVLPPPEVTSLEFNSYGGKSIIVHPSVSSKSEPVPSPMSPEPRYLPPALANPSEFNSFGGKTKVMHTGPVVMTRNDLPDILSSHINKSQTLPAKPEPPPIELNSYGGKSRTFNPSAGLSRSSESQTRSVKPPAPTPAPRPPRHSYHGVTQKPSQREVLPPDHKRRSGSMFRPQGITVQFGGSGTSDESRKEALKKLGLLKESG